The Brassica napus cultivar Da-Ae chromosome C7, Da-Ae, whole genome shotgun sequence genomic interval CGCTCGTTTCTCTCTGATTCTCTTCTCTGATCTCTGTTTTCACCGTCGATTCGTGAAGATTCAGCTACATCTGAGCTTTGATTGccatttttgtttcaaaatcatCGCTATCGGTGATTTCTTGCTTCGATTCGTGCGATTTTCTTGATCTCGGAttcgatcttcatcatggtgAAACAAGGAAGGAAGATGAGGACGCGCAACACGGTATCGGACTCGGAGACGCCAGCAATGAGGACTCGATTGCATAACTCAGAGAACGGCGACGATGATCCGGATGTTGAAGTTGCTCCGCCTCTCGTTGCTCCGATTCATCGCGCTACTCAAGGATCGACATTCTCTGGTATACAATCCATCGATAATACTCACAGTCCTTACTTCTTGCATTCGGTTGATCATCCCGGTTTAGTTATTGCGACTCAGAAGTTAGATGGAACGAATTACAATAACTGGTATATTGCTATGAGAATGAGCTTAGATGCTAAGAACAAGATTGGATTTTTGGATGGATCGTTGATTAGGCCAGATGTTAATGATCCTCTTTTCAAGATTTGGAGTCGTTGCAACAGCATGGTCAAATCTTGGCTTCTCAATACTGTGAATAAGAAGATCTATGACAGTATATTGTACTATGAGGATGCTGTTGAGATGTGGAATGATTTGAACACAAGATTTCGAGTGAGTAACCTTCCTCGCAAGTATCAACTGGAGCAGTCTATTGCGACACTTAAGCAAGGAAACATGGATCTTTCTGCATATTACACCAAGAAGAAGACTCTTTGGGAACAATTATCCAACACGAGGATAACAACAGCTCGGAGATGCAGTTGTGATCATGTTAAGGAGCTCTTAGAGGAGGCAGAAACCAGCAGAATCATCCAGTTTCTTATGGGATTGAATGAGAATTTTGCTAACATTAGTGGTCAAATACTCAACATGAAACCTCGTACGAGCTGGACggaaatctataatattttggaTCAAGATGAGAGTCAAAGGATTGTTGGTTCATCTCAGAGATTGAATCCTCCTCCAACAGCTTTCCAAGTTCAAGACTCTACGGTTTCTGACCCGAATCAGATTTTGCTAGCTCAAGGTGGTTATCACAAAGTCAAGTGCTCGTATTGCTCTCGCCTTGGTCATACGGTGGACAAGTGTTACAAGAAGCATGGATATCCTCCAGGCATG includes:
- the LOC106432253 gene encoding uncharacterized protein LOC106432253; this translates as MVKQGRKMRTRNTVSDSETPAMRTRLHNSENGDDDPDVEVAPPLVAPIHRATQGSTFSGIQSIDNTHSPYFLHSVDHPGLVIATQKLDGTNYNNWYIAMRMSLDAKNKIGFLDGSLIRPDVNDPLFKIWSRCNSMVKSWLLNTVNKKIYDSILYYEDAVEMWNDLNTRFRVSNLPRKYQLEQSIATLKQGNMDLSAYYTKKKTLWEQLSNTRITTARRCSCDHVKELLEEAETSRIIQFLMGLNENFANISGQILNMKPRTSWTEIYNILDQDESQRIVGSSQRLNPPPTAFQVQDSTVSDPNQILLAQGGYHKVKCSYCSRLGHTVDKCYKKHGYPPGMFKGRKPSTVASTNMALSQSTVSNEKDKDDASRVIKCQRIKSSR